The Bremerella cremea genome window below encodes:
- the cysC gene encoding adenylyl-sulfate kinase yields the protein MEKVEITWHDHHVSRKDRETLNGHAGGVVWFTGLSGSGKSTVANAVDKKLHDLGIHTFLLDGDNVRHGLNASTKILEQSYEPEFAKRFGLGFGAEDRTENIRRIGAVAELFCQAGVLVLTAFVSPYRSDREAVRKIVEASGGTGDFIEVFVDTPLDVCEQRDPKGLYKKARAGELKGFTGIDDPYEAPASPEVHLAGGEASPDQLADQVIACLRELGKLPKV from the coding sequence ATGGAAAAAGTTGAGATTACCTGGCACGATCACCACGTTTCCCGTAAGGATCGAGAAACGCTGAATGGGCATGCCGGCGGCGTGGTTTGGTTTACCGGTTTGAGTGGTAGTGGCAAAAGCACCGTTGCCAATGCGGTCGACAAGAAGTTGCATGATTTGGGGATTCACACGTTTCTCTTAGATGGCGATAACGTGCGGCATGGACTTAATGCTAGCACAAAAATTCTCGAACAATCGTACGAACCAGAGTTCGCCAAGCGGTTTGGCTTGGGGTTTGGCGCGGAAGATCGCACCGAGAACATTCGCCGTATCGGGGCCGTGGCCGAGCTGTTCTGCCAGGCAGGTGTCTTGGTGCTGACTGCGTTTGTGAGTCCCTATCGATCTGATCGCGAGGCAGTCCGGAAGATCGTTGAAGCAAGCGGCGGCACGGGGGATTTTATCGAGGTGTTTGTTGATACGCCGTTAGATGTATGCGAACAACGCGATCCTAAAGGGCTATACAAGAAGGCTCGTGCTGGCGAGCTGAAGGGGTTTACGGGGATTGATGACCCGTACGAAGCACCGGCCAGCCCGGAGGTGCATCTTGCCGGTGGCGAGGCCTCTCCAGACCAACTGGCCGATCAAGTGATTGCCTGCTTGCGTGAACTTGGCAAGCTGCCAAAGGTTTAG
- a CDS encoding ABC transporter permease encodes MNRWRLVVRSAQQFWQTNLAVLLGVAAATAVLTGALIIGDSVRGSLRDLALSRLGSVQEVLLADRFFRVAVAEQIAQQNADTTSVPIVLMQGTLQTVTDRPGDLTKVAGNLAVFGVEENFWQLGSVPGWSPTAIKEDEIVLNQPLAEELGVKVGDEVTLRLPGGNDVPSDSPLGRKNAETQSLPRLKVKAIIPAEGLGRFGMYPTQQLPLNAYASRIALQEALQQDDRINAVLVSHPNGQELDLSKLYLTLADYNFTLNKVEQQFQPKGGEKETIYDYWQLTSSRMIFSHAAADAIHDAMPADAHRIFTYLATSIGRGELPTEQDALAVPYSTVTALNFSDLDYPLKDQNGEAIQEIGPDEIVLNSWTVERLEQDTAAQLRRDNPGLSEEEAARQSKLKIGDSIYLKYFEPESSHGVAKETGKTFRLAAITPLTEPVEAFRRNRPAQYDQAPTTANDADYTPVVEGITDQESIDDWDPPFPYDNSRIDGNDDAYWDNYRTTPKAFLMLATGQELWGSRFGDVTSFRFPGTKYDEHALQSQIEEALAPYRDELGFRLITVRQDALRAAAGTTPFNVLFMGFSMFIIASALMLVSLLFRLGLEQRSQQVGLLQAVGLNRKVTQGLLMREAGLISLSGSIAGVIIGIGYAWLMLVGLRTWWLGAVVTPFLFLHLDNPSSLIIGLLSGSLVCLATIYFGMRGLKKLSVRSLLAGSTTDTQQTFGRRSHWALYAGIASAVGAVGLSLLATGLGGEAQAGAFFGSGALVLTACLMLLWHTLRNGLGSGNDRSFTLGQLSLSNAARNPGRSTLTIGLIGSAAFLIVAIGAFRLAPTDSGSGGMELIAESSQPLFHDLNTEAGRLETGFSAEEEKQLADTTILSLRVQPGDDASCLNLYQSTSPRVLGITPSMIAYYDQADVTSFEWAGSAAESDQAQKNPWHVLDHAADGVTQPIPVVLDKNTAMYALHLYGGIGESFTTHDDDGRETNYVVAGLLSNSIFQGNLLIGEANFLQRYPDVSGYEMFLIHTPKGKSTEVAEVLENRLADQGFDTISAQRKLASLLAVQNTYLSTFQSLGALGLLLGTFGLAAVQLRTILERRAELALLRAAGFPNGRLRWLVLGETLLLLLGGLLTGVVAALVTVIPHMVFGNASIPFSSLASMLGVILLVGIVSSRWAVGSALKGNIVSALRGD; translated from the coding sequence ATGAATCGCTGGCGGTTAGTAGTGCGAAGCGCCCAACAATTTTGGCAAACGAACCTGGCCGTTCTGCTGGGCGTCGCTGCCGCTACGGCGGTACTGACCGGGGCTTTGATCATTGGAGACTCAGTCCGCGGCAGCCTCCGCGACCTAGCCCTTTCGCGGCTGGGCAGTGTGCAGGAAGTACTTCTGGCCGATCGTTTCTTCCGCGTAGCGGTTGCCGAGCAAATCGCTCAACAAAACGCCGACACCACCAGCGTGCCCATCGTCCTGATGCAAGGTACCTTGCAAACGGTCACCGATCGGCCAGGCGATCTCACGAAAGTCGCCGGTAACCTGGCTGTGTTTGGCGTCGAGGAAAACTTCTGGCAACTAGGCAGCGTCCCAGGCTGGTCCCCCACGGCCATCAAGGAAGACGAAATCGTCTTGAACCAGCCCCTGGCTGAAGAGCTGGGCGTGAAGGTCGGCGATGAAGTAACCTTGCGTCTGCCAGGCGGAAACGACGTTCCTTCCGATAGCCCACTCGGTCGCAAGAATGCCGAAACGCAAAGCCTTCCACGCCTCAAGGTCAAAGCCATCATCCCGGCTGAAGGGCTCGGCCGGTTTGGCATGTACCCAACGCAGCAATTGCCGCTCAATGCTTATGCTTCGCGAATCGCTCTACAAGAAGCCCTACAGCAAGACGACCGCATCAACGCTGTGCTAGTTAGTCACCCCAACGGGCAAGAGCTTGACCTGAGCAAGCTGTACCTAACACTGGCAGACTACAACTTTACGCTTAACAAGGTCGAGCAGCAGTTCCAGCCGAAAGGTGGCGAAAAAGAAACGATCTACGACTACTGGCAACTGACTAGCAGTCGTATGATCTTCAGCCATGCGGCCGCCGATGCTATTCACGACGCCATGCCAGCCGACGCGCACCGAATTTTCACCTACCTGGCCACGTCGATCGGTCGCGGAGAACTACCCACCGAGCAGGATGCCCTCGCGGTCCCCTACTCTACCGTCACGGCACTCAACTTCAGCGATCTCGACTACCCGCTGAAAGACCAAAACGGCGAAGCCATCCAAGAGATTGGCCCCGACGAGATCGTCCTTAATTCGTGGACGGTTGAACGCCTCGAGCAAGATACCGCCGCCCAGCTCCGCCGCGACAATCCGGGACTCAGTGAAGAAGAGGCCGCTCGGCAAAGCAAGCTGAAGATTGGCGATTCGATCTACTTGAAATACTTCGAGCCAGAAAGCTCGCATGGGGTGGCCAAGGAAACCGGCAAGACGTTTCGCCTGGCCGCGATTACCCCGCTGACCGAACCAGTCGAAGCATTCCGCCGCAATCGCCCGGCCCAATACGATCAAGCACCGACAACCGCCAACGATGCCGATTATACGCCGGTCGTCGAGGGGATCACCGATCAAGAATCGATCGACGACTGGGATCCCCCCTTCCCTTACGACAACAGCCGCATCGATGGCAACGACGACGCTTACTGGGACAACTACCGCACCACCCCCAAGGCCTTTTTGATGCTGGCAACTGGGCAAGAGCTATGGGGTAGCCGCTTCGGTGACGTCACGTCGTTTCGCTTTCCTGGCACCAAGTACGACGAGCACGCCCTGCAATCGCAAATCGAAGAAGCCTTGGCTCCCTATCGAGATGAGCTTGGCTTTCGCCTGATCACCGTGCGACAAGACGCCCTGCGTGCGGCAGCAGGAACGACACCGTTCAATGTGCTGTTCATGGGCTTTTCGATGTTTATCATCGCGTCGGCGTTGATGTTGGTTTCGCTTTTGTTTCGCCTTGGCCTGGAACAGCGCAGCCAACAAGTTGGCTTGCTCCAAGCCGTCGGGCTCAACCGTAAGGTTACCCAAGGGCTGCTGATGCGCGAGGCAGGTCTCATTTCACTAAGCGGCAGTATCGCCGGAGTGATTATCGGGATTGGCTATGCCTGGCTGATGCTGGTGGGGCTACGCACGTGGTGGCTCGGGGCGGTTGTCACGCCGTTTCTCTTTTTGCATTTGGACAACCCCAGCAGCTTGATCATTGGCCTGCTCAGTGGTTCGCTGGTCTGCTTGGCAACGATTTACTTCGGAATGCGTGGCCTGAAGAAGCTGTCCGTTCGCAGCCTCTTGGCCGGTTCGACCACCGATACGCAGCAAACGTTTGGCCGTCGTAGCCACTGGGCCCTTTACGCCGGCATCGCCAGCGCCGTCGGAGCGGTGGGACTTTCGCTTCTGGCGACCGGTCTCGGCGGGGAAGCCCAAGCGGGTGCGTTTTTCGGTTCCGGGGCTTTGGTGCTCACAGCTTGCCTCATGCTCCTTTGGCATACGCTGCGGAATGGATTGGGCTCAGGGAATGATCGCTCGTTCACACTTGGCCAGCTTTCGCTAAGCAACGCGGCCCGCAATCCTGGCCGCAGCACGCTAACGATTGGCTTGATCGGTTCAGCGGCGTTTCTGATTGTCGCGATTGGTGCTTTTCGCCTTGCGCCAACCGATTCCGGATCTGGTGGAATGGAACTAATTGCCGAGAGCTCGCAGCCGCTGTTCCACGATTTGAATACCGAAGCAGGACGCCTAGAAACGGGCTTCAGTGCCGAGGAAGAGAAACAACTGGCCGACACAACGATCCTTTCCCTTCGCGTGCAGCCAGGGGACGACGCTAGTTGCTTGAACTTGTACCAATCGACCAGCCCCCGCGTGCTGGGCATCACGCCGAGCATGATCGCCTATTACGACCAAGCTGACGTCACCAGCTTCGAGTGGGCAGGCTCGGCAGCCGAGAGCGACCAGGCCCAAAAGAACCCGTGGCATGTCCTCGATCACGCAGCCGATGGCGTGACGCAACCGATTCCTGTTGTTCTCGACAAAAACACGGCCATGTACGCGCTGCACTTGTACGGCGGAATCGGCGAATCATTCACTACCCACGATGACGATGGGCGAGAAACAAACTACGTCGTGGCAGGGCTCCTTTCTAATAGCATCTTCCAAGGAAACTTGCTGATCGGAGAAGCGAACTTCCTGCAGCGTTATCCCGACGTCAGCGGTTACGAGATGTTTCTCATCCATACACCGAAAGGAAAATCGACGGAGGTTGCCGAGGTGTTGGAAAACCGTCTCGCCGATCAAGGTTTCGACACGATTTCTGCCCAACGGAAACTAGCCAGCCTCTTAGCGGTGCAGAACACATACCTTTCAACTTTCCAAAGCTTGGGAGCCCTGGGCTTACTCTTGGGCACGTTTGGTTTGGCCGCAGTACAGCTACGCACCATTTTGGAACGTCGGGCAGAACTGGCCCTCTTACGCGCAGCCGGTTTTCCCAACGGGCGGCTTCGCTGGTTGGTGCTGGGCGAGACGCTGCTACTGCTACTCGGTGGACTGTTGACTGGGGTAGTAGCGGCCTTGGTGACGGTAATCCCCCACATGGTCTTCGGCAACGCGTCTATTCCGTTTTCCTCGCTGGCAAGCATGCTGGGTGTGATCCTGCTGGTAGGGATCGTCAGCAGTCGCTGGGCGGTCGGTTCTGCCTTGAAAGGCAACATCGTCTCGGCCTTAAGAGGAGACTGA
- the rfaE2 gene encoding D-glycero-beta-D-manno-heptose 1-phosphate adenylyltransferase gives MSLPPLLQAFKSMRPAKALVLGDMILDRYTYGNAQRISQESPVIVLHADDQELRLGGAANVCNMLKGLDCHVVAAGVHGRDESGSQMIELAQKFGIDTSLISCDASRPTTLKERFVGRAGSRHPSQILRVDHEKTAPIADWLVEKIYSGIENQIEDFDVILISDYAKGVCTPKLLQQVIQLANQHNIPTLVDPMRGHDYERYRGATLLKANRIETEMATGVPLNGVADASAAGSQLCQQLDLQDVIVTLDRDGMALVHRDGSSSHFPTQARSVYDITGAGDMVLAMLGACLGSGLNKEYSVRLANVAAGLEVEKSGVAVIPLAEIEAELRTDLLPGQKKIVTHQQIATLAEEHRRRGEKIVFTNGCFDLLHFGHVTNLTEASKMGEVLVVGLNSDESVSKLKGPTRPVISETERSAMLAALSCVDYVVVFGEDTPYELIKGVRPDVLVKGGHYIPEEIPGFDVLQEYGGEVRLVDIVGGFSTTDIIQKVAANETIRRTAA, from the coding sequence GTGAGCCTCCCCCCGCTCTTGCAAGCGTTCAAATCGATGCGTCCCGCCAAGGCTTTGGTCTTGGGCGACATGATCCTCGACCGCTATACATACGGTAACGCGCAGCGTATCAGCCAAGAATCGCCAGTAATTGTCCTGCACGCCGACGACCAGGAACTTCGCCTCGGCGGAGCGGCCAACGTCTGCAACATGCTTAAGGGGCTCGATTGTCATGTGGTTGCCGCTGGCGTCCACGGACGAGACGAATCTGGCTCGCAGATGATTGAACTAGCTCAGAAGTTCGGCATCGATACTTCTCTGATCTCGTGCGATGCCTCGCGTCCAACGACGCTCAAGGAACGTTTTGTCGGTCGAGCCGGATCGCGGCACCCCAGCCAAATCTTGCGTGTCGATCACGAAAAAACGGCTCCGATTGCTGACTGGCTAGTCGAGAAAATCTACTCCGGTATCGAAAATCAAATCGAAGACTTCGACGTCATCCTCATTTCCGACTACGCGAAAGGAGTTTGCACGCCAAAGCTGCTGCAGCAAGTGATTCAACTTGCCAACCAACATAACATCCCGACTCTGGTCGACCCAATGCGCGGGCACGACTACGAGCGATACCGTGGCGCAACACTGCTCAAGGCCAACCGGATCGAAACCGAAATGGCGACCGGTGTTCCACTGAACGGCGTAGCCGATGCCTCAGCCGCTGGTAGCCAGCTATGCCAACAATTGGACCTGCAAGACGTAATCGTGACGCTCGATCGCGACGGCATGGCATTGGTTCATCGCGATGGTAGTTCGTCTCATTTCCCCACCCAAGCCCGCAGTGTTTACGATATCACCGGGGCCGGTGACATGGTCTTGGCGATGCTGGGGGCCTGCCTCGGCTCTGGACTCAACAAAGAATATTCGGTTCGCCTGGCCAATGTGGCCGCAGGCTTGGAAGTCGAGAAGTCAGGCGTAGCAGTGATTCCCCTGGCGGAAATCGAAGCCGAACTCCGCACCGACTTGCTGCCTGGCCAAAAGAAAATCGTCACCCACCAGCAAATCGCCACCTTAGCCGAAGAACATCGACGTCGTGGCGAGAAGATTGTTTTCACCAACGGCTGTTTCGATTTGCTGCACTTTGGGCACGTGACCAACCTGACCGAAGCCTCGAAGATGGGGGAAGTCCTGGTTGTCGGCTTGAACAGCGACGAAAGTGTTTCCAAGCTGAAAGGGCCGACGCGTCCTGTCATCAGCGAAACGGAACGCTCCGCGATGCTGGCCGCCCTGTCGTGCGTCGACTACGTGGTGGTCTTCGGTGAAGACACCCCCTACGAGCTGATCAAGGGGGTTCGCCCCGACGTCCTGGTCAAAGGTGGACATTACATTCCAGAAGAGATCCCCGGATTCGACGTGCTGCAAGAGTACGGTGGGGAAGTTCGCTTGGTCGATATCGTGGGCGGCTTTTCGACAACTGACATCATCCAAAAAGTCGCCGCGAACGAAACAATTCGTCGCACGGCCGCCTAA
- the waaF gene encoding lipopolysaccharide heptosyltransferase II: protein MANFRNIAVVLPNWIGDVVMATPALRAIREGLTRGDRLVGIMRPYVADVLAGTPFLDDVILWNKKASDPSQRFWNVVKTFRQQRFDQAILLPNSLSSAGLAWLGGAKQRIGYKRYGRGPLLTHKLSPPTQLGKRVPVSAVDYYVALAELAGYEVRSRQCQLATTPADDSIARRIWRDFRFFDKRVIAFNTGGAYGGAKHWPKEYYTELARRLVQDTRNAVLLICGPSEREAVAQIEREVNHPMVRSLAAETPSIGLSKAVIRHASLMITTDSGPRHFAAAFNVPSVAIFGPTDPKWAENYNPHELIVGAGIECSPCAQRECPLKHHRCMREVSVEHVLKTAQQQLSWEADQAKAA from the coding sequence ATGGCTAACTTTCGAAACATCGCGGTCGTTTTGCCCAATTGGATTGGGGACGTCGTCATGGCCACGCCAGCGTTACGAGCGATACGCGAAGGCCTGACGCGTGGCGATCGGTTGGTTGGCATCATGCGTCCCTATGTGGCCGATGTTCTGGCTGGGACTCCGTTTTTAGATGATGTCATCTTATGGAACAAAAAAGCAAGCGATCCCAGCCAACGTTTTTGGAACGTGGTGAAGACGTTTCGCCAACAACGTTTCGATCAGGCCATTCTGCTGCCCAACTCGCTCAGTTCCGCTGGGCTGGCTTGGCTGGGCGGGGCGAAGCAGCGTATCGGTTATAAACGCTACGGACGTGGACCTCTGTTAACGCACAAGCTTTCTCCGCCAACACAACTTGGCAAGCGAGTGCCGGTCTCGGCAGTCGACTACTACGTAGCCTTGGCAGAACTTGCCGGGTACGAAGTTCGCTCGCGACAATGCCAACTGGCGACGACGCCTGCCGATGATTCGATCGCGCGACGTATTTGGCGCGACTTCCGTTTCTTCGATAAACGGGTGATCGCCTTTAACACCGGTGGAGCCTACGGCGGCGCCAAACATTGGCCGAAGGAATACTACACCGAACTCGCCCGTCGCCTAGTGCAAGACACACGCAATGCCGTGCTGCTGATCTGCGGCCCCAGCGAGCGCGAGGCTGTCGCTCAGATTGAACGGGAAGTGAATCACCCGATGGTGCGGAGCCTAGCCGCTGAGACACCTTCGATTGGTCTCAGCAAAGCGGTCATTCGCCACGCGTCGCTGATGATCACAACCGATTCTGGGCCAAGACATTTTGCAGCCGCTTTTAATGTTCCCTCGGTGGCTATTTTCGGGCCTACCGATCCGAAGTGGGCTGAAAACTACAACCCGCACGAATTGATCGTAGGGGCAGGAATCGAATGTAGCCCATGTGCGCAAAGAGAATGCCCCTTGAAGCATCATCGCTGCATGCGCGAGGTATCGGTCGAGCACGTTCTGAAAACCGCCCAGCAGCAGTTGTCGTGGGAAGCGGATCAAGCCAAAGCAGCCTAA
- a CDS encoding amidohydrolase, protein MSETPLSPEAQMQAIDLEMAHLWMVRTFLKHAEETEEDDELQEVARTLYDYMLALGPAVQANDPTAYLKQAKKKFRKLRQAYELFEEIQPEISDHTNFKMAVVSCRQVVQRVEALLSASTN, encoded by the coding sequence ATGAGCGAGACGCCCCTTTCTCCGGAAGCCCAGATGCAGGCCATCGATTTAGAGATGGCCCATCTATGGATGGTGCGTACCTTTCTGAAGCACGCCGAAGAGACGGAAGAGGACGACGAACTGCAGGAGGTTGCGCGGACTCTTTACGACTACATGCTTGCCCTTGGTCCGGCGGTTCAAGCCAACGATCCGACCGCCTATTTGAAACAAGCCAAGAAGAAATTCCGCAAGCTACGTCAGGCCTACGAGCTGTTCGAGGAAATTCAGCCTGAAATCTCGGACCACACCAACTTTAAAATGGCGGTCGTCAGTTGCCGCCAGGTGGTTCAGCGGGTCGAAGCACTGTTGAGTGCTAGCACAAATTAA
- a CDS encoding BON domain-containing protein: MISSSEKDIRSRVVTALEESSIQRLRFIQVEFEDNTICLRGEVGSFYHKQLVQELVRAIDGEVKVRNDVTVDA, translated from the coding sequence ATGATTAGTTCCTCGGAGAAAGATATTCGTTCGCGCGTTGTAACGGCCTTGGAAGAAAGTTCGATTCAACGACTACGCTTCATTCAGGTTGAATTTGAAGACAACACCATCTGTCTTCGCGGCGAGGTAGGTTCGTTCTACCACAAGCAGCTTGTCCAAGAACTTGTTCGCGCAATTGATGGCGAAGTAAAAGTTCGTAACGATGTGACCGTGGACGCGTAG
- a CDS encoding acyl-CoA dehydrogenase family protein, which produces MSNNEIITPDSPNLGALCTQLSEMSGSLQSAADWPGQQLQKCADHAVFRWFIAQEQGGFGWSGDDVVRGYIELSAACLTTTFVITQRTGACRRIASSENEDLKAKLLPDLLAGKTFATVGISHLTTSRQHLKKPVLLATEADGGYLLDGYSPWVTGAKAADTLVIGASMEDGRQLLLAIPTTVSGLEAGEPAELVGLSASQTGPVNFQQVFCPAEWVLDGPREDVMKRGSGANTGGLETSTLAVGLSTAAYRFLVEQREKRSEFAQPTERFEAELDSLKNDLIAAAAGTPSCDPMQIRTRANSLVLRITQAALSSAKGAGYLQSHPVGRWCREALFFLVWSCPANVLSANLCELAKIE; this is translated from the coding sequence ATGTCGAATAACGAAATCATCACGCCCGATTCACCTAACCTTGGGGCGCTTTGTACGCAGCTAAGTGAAATGTCTGGTTCCTTGCAGTCCGCTGCAGATTGGCCTGGGCAGCAGCTACAAAAATGTGCAGATCATGCGGTCTTCCGCTGGTTCATCGCCCAAGAGCAGGGCGGCTTTGGGTGGTCGGGGGATGATGTGGTGCGGGGATACATCGAGCTTTCCGCCGCTTGCCTCACGACTACGTTTGTGATCACGCAGCGCACGGGAGCTTGTCGCCGTATCGCATCGAGTGAGAACGAAGACCTCAAAGCCAAGCTGCTGCCAGACTTGCTTGCGGGAAAAACTTTTGCCACGGTGGGCATTTCGCACCTAACGACGAGCCGCCAGCACTTGAAGAAGCCCGTGCTCCTAGCTACTGAGGCAGATGGTGGCTATCTATTGGATGGGTATAGCCCGTGGGTTACCGGAGCCAAGGCTGCCGATACGCTGGTAATTGGGGCAAGTATGGAAGATGGGAGACAACTGTTGTTGGCGATACCGACCACCGTCAGCGGACTTGAAGCTGGAGAGCCTGCGGAACTTGTGGGACTTTCTGCCAGCCAGACCGGCCCTGTTAATTTTCAACAAGTATTTTGTCCCGCAGAGTGGGTGCTTGATGGACCGCGTGAAGATGTGATGAAACGGGGCAGCGGTGCGAACACCGGAGGTTTGGAAACCTCGACTCTGGCGGTGGGGCTATCGACGGCCGCGTATCGCTTTCTCGTCGAGCAGCGTGAGAAGCGATCGGAGTTTGCTCAGCCAACCGAACGTTTTGAAGCGGAACTGGACAGTTTGAAGAACGACCTGATCGCGGCCGCCGCTGGAACGCCCTCGTGCGATCCGATGCAAATTCGTACGCGGGCGAACAGTTTAGTCCTGCGAATCACCCAGGCTGCACTCAGCTCTGCGAAAGGGGCAGGCTACTTGCAATCGCATCCTGTCGGCCGCTGGTGCCGCGAAGCCCTATTCTTCTTAGTCTGGAGTTGCCCGGCCAACGTCCTGTCTGCGAACCTGTGCGAACTTGCTAAAATCGAGTGA
- a CDS encoding ABC transporter ATP-binding protein, producing the protein MADLEIENLSKAYPTRAESLQVLTDISLELSKGDNAAILGPSGCGKSTLLYCIGTLDQPTSGSVKLNGQAPFSLNEPDLARFRSQNIGFIFQDHHLLPQLTVLENVLVPTLAEGSATPQQIERAKMLIDRVGLSQRIEHRSAELSGGERQRVAVARSLIHQPLLLLADEPTGNLDKTNAEAIGNLLLELQKEEDSLLIVVTHSQDLADIFQRRYQLDDGKLQPQNVTPTT; encoded by the coding sequence ATGGCAGACCTGGAAATCGAGAACCTGTCGAAGGCATACCCCACGCGAGCCGAATCGCTACAGGTACTTACAGACATTTCTCTGGAATTATCCAAAGGGGACAATGCCGCGATCCTCGGCCCCAGCGGTTGCGGCAAGAGTACCCTGCTCTACTGCATCGGAACGCTGGATCAGCCCACCTCTGGCAGCGTGAAGCTGAACGGGCAGGCACCGTTCTCCCTCAACGAACCCGATCTGGCCCGATTTCGCAGTCAGAACATTGGTTTCATCTTTCAAGATCATCATCTTCTGCCACAGCTAACCGTGCTGGAAAACGTCCTCGTTCCGACACTCGCCGAAGGAAGTGCTACGCCGCAGCAGATCGAGCGGGCCAAAATGTTGATCGATCGAGTTGGACTTTCCCAGCGGATCGAACATCGCTCGGCAGAACTGTCCGGAGGGGAACGGCAACGGGTGGCGGTTGCTCGCAGTTTGATCCACCAACCGCTGCTTCTTCTGGCGGACGAACCAACCGGCAATCTCGACAAAACCAACGCGGAGGCAATTGGCAACTTGCTATTGGAACTGCAAAAGGAAGAAGATTCGCTTTTGATTGTGGTCACCCACAGCCAAGATCTGGCCGACATCTTCCAGCGACGTTACCAACTGGACGATGGCAAGTTGCAGCCGCAAAACGTGACACCAACAACCTAA
- a CDS encoding prenyltransferase/squalene oxidase repeat-containing protein: protein MLSYHEQLTLRLATGIGELDEDVRQRHTQFLLNKQQPDGGFAGREGESDLYYTSFGLRSLAILGELHGDTAQRSADYLQTKLLGHESVVDFLSLIYGAKLLETAAGIDIFAQASPGWQQTVAETLHSLRRDDGGYAKGPEGMASSTYHTFLVLLCLQLIEQPIPDPQSMVKFLLSQESEEGGFREIRASKRAGTNPTAAAIGALRILNGLTEEIIEGTLDFLVEMQNDEGGLRANTRIPIADVLSTFTGMLTLTDLKALDEIAPDAALRYVRSLELPTGGFLGAAWDEVADVEYTFYGLGSLALLHTPSDFQLE from the coding sequence GAAGACGTTCGCCAGCGGCATACCCAATTTCTGCTTAATAAGCAGCAACCAGACGGCGGCTTTGCCGGGCGCGAAGGAGAAAGCGATCTCTACTACACCAGCTTCGGGCTGCGCAGCCTGGCCATCCTCGGAGAGCTGCATGGCGACACGGCCCAGCGCAGCGCTGACTACCTGCAAACCAAACTGCTGGGACATGAATCGGTCGTCGACTTTCTTTCTTTGATCTACGGAGCCAAGCTGCTGGAAACGGCTGCCGGGATCGATATCTTCGCCCAAGCCTCGCCAGGCTGGCAGCAAACGGTTGCCGAAACGCTGCACAGCTTGCGGCGCGACGACGGCGGCTATGCCAAGGGACCGGAAGGAATGGCCAGCAGCACGTACCACACGTTTCTGGTGCTGTTATGCTTGCAATTAATTGAGCAGCCCATCCCCGATCCCCAATCCATGGTCAAGTTCCTCCTTTCGCAAGAATCGGAAGAGGGAGGCTTTCGCGAAATCCGAGCCAGCAAACGAGCAGGCACCAACCCGACTGCTGCCGCGATCGGGGCCTTGCGAATTTTGAATGGACTAACCGAAGAAATCATCGAAGGAACGCTCGACTTCTTGGTCGAGATGCAGAACGATGAAGGTGGTCTCCGGGCCAACACGCGCATTCCAATTGCCGACGTGCTGAGCACGTTCACAGGAATGCTGACCCTGACCGACCTGAAAGCACTCGACGAGATCGCCCCGGACGCGGCCCTGCGCTATGTTCGCAGCCTCGAATTACCCACCGGTGGCTTTCTCGGCGCGGCCTGGGACGAGGTTGCGGATGTGGAATACACGTTTTATGGTTTGGGTAGCCTCGCCCTTTTGCACACCCCAAGCGACTTCCAACTGGAATAA